The genomic region TGGGAACTGTCGGTCGCAGACAACCTTGTAGAACGTACCATCAAGGTGCGCGGGTATTTCGCCCTGAATACATTCCAAGCCGACGATGTCGGCTTCGATCCGGCTGGGTGCATCGAACGGATGCGCAGCCTCGGGGAAGCGGACAATGGGATACGGATCAGGCGCCGGAATAGGCTCCTTGGGTTCTTTCCGCTGCCACGCCAACGTATTGGTGTCGGCGGACTGCAGATCTGGATAGGTAGTCATGGGTGTTCCTTCCCTGAAAGTTGTCGGTCAGCGGACTGCTCAGCCTGCAGTTGGCTGGCTTGGCTCCAGCCGGAGGTCTTGCGCTGGCTGATCCTCTGTCAGCGGTGCGTCGGTGTGTCCCGTCTTGCGCATCAGGACCAGTACCAGGCAGAAGGCTGCAGAGAGGACCAGCAGTCCGGCAGCGGCCCAGAACAGGCCGCCGCCGGTCCAGCCGGCGGCCAGCAGGTAGCCGGCTGCGATCGGGGTGAAGATGGCTACAATCCTGCCGAAGCCAATGATCCAGCCGAAGGCGGACGATCGGATCTGCGCCGGATACATCAGCGGCACCACCGCGTAATAGCCGCCGATACTGGCGCCGATGCACGTGGCCATGATGACCGGAACCAGCAGTGCCACGCTCCCGCCGTCCAGCGAAACTGCCAGCCAGGCGGCTCCTACTCCAGCCAGCACCAGAGACACCGCAGTCAGAATGCGGTTGCCGATCTTCAGTGAGACGAGTCCGAACAGGATGCCGCCGATCATGCCGCCGAAGGGCAGCATTGTTCCAACACTCAGGCCCAGCTGTTTGTCCTGGGTTGCGTCCACCACGAGCTTGGTTGTCCAACCCATATTGAAGTAAAAGGCGGCCATTAGGGCGCCAAAGCCGAGCATGAGAATGACCGAAGTCATCAAGAGGGCCGGGTTAAAGAGGCTGCGAAGGTTGGCTGTCGGTGTGCCGGTCCGTTCCGTAACGGCGGGCAGGTCCGCAATCGGTTCCCGACCCATCCGGTGCAGGATCACATTGAGTTTCTGCAGGGACTTGTTGTTGCGCTTCGCTGCCAGGTGGTCAATGGACTCCGGCAGGAACGCTACGGCCACTAGGAACAGCAAGGCGCTGGCTACCGCCCCAATAATGAATGTCATCTTCCAGCCGGAAGCAGGGATGACGACGCCGGCCACTAGGCCGCCGATGAAACCGCCGACTCCGTTGCCTGCGGAGAACAGTGCCATGGTCAAGCCGAGGGACTTCTTCGAGGAATACTCGGCGGTGATGACACCGACGATGGCGATCACCGCACCGATCCCGACGCCGGTCACTGCCCGGGAGACCAGCAGGTTGGCCACATCTTGCGAAAGGCTGGAGTAAATCATGCCGACAGAAACGATGCCCAGGCTGAGCAGGGTGACGTTCCTGCGTCCGAAACGGTCGCCCAGTGGGGCGAGCAGGAGCGATCCGGCGGCCATGCCGGCCGTGGCGGCGCTAATCAAGTAGCCGAGGTTAATGGAATCCACACCCCATTCCTGGGCAATGAAGGGTGCGGCGAGGGCCATGACGATGATGTCGTAACCGTCGATGATGACAATCAGCATGCAGACACCGATGGTGAGCTTCTGGAATCGGGTCATTGGACCGTTTTTGATTTGGCTTACAACGTCCATGTTGCAGCTCCTTATTGAGAAGGATTAATGCAGAAAGATGAAACGGACGACGGTGATGCTCAACTGGCGATGCCAGACCAAGTGGGGATCCACCGTCATATTTCAAAAAGTGAGGTTGAAGACCTCTCTGGCGGTTCCTTCGAAGAACCGCTTTTTTTCGTCCAGGGAAATAGGCAGGTTGTCCTGGTCGATGACTTCCTGGATGTCGTACTGGTACGGGTAATCCATGGCGTACATGACGCGATCCGCGCCAACCACGTCCCGGGTGAACATGATGGCCGGCTGCCACGGTATGCCGCTGGTGGTGATGAAGATGTTCCGTCGGAAGTACTCGGACGGTTTCAGTTTCAGTGCACTGATGGCCTCATAGCGGCCAGCGGCCACCTGCTTGGCGTGCATATGGTCAATCCGGTGCAGCCAGAACGGTAGGGCCTCGCCAAGGTGGCCCACCACGACTTTTAGGTTGGGGAACCGGTCCAGCAGCCCCGAGGTGACGATGCGCAGAAGATGCATGCCGGTTTCCACCCCGAACCCGTACACGGCGCCGTCCAGCCCTGCCTCGAGCAGCGGTTCGATCATCCGATTGGAAGGTGTAGACGGGTGCAGGTAGAGCGGTGCGCCCAGGTCATTCAGCTCTTCGAGCACCGGGAGAAATTTGGGATTGTCGATGTACTCGCCCTGAATATGCGAATTGAGGATGAGTCCCTTCAGGCCGAGATCCCCGATGGCCCGGCGCAGTTCCTTCGCAGCGGAGCCCGGTTCCTGGTATGCCACCGCAGCGAGAGCGGATAGCCGGTCCGGGTGAGCCGCGCAGGCTTCGGCCAGCCGGTCGTTGGACATCGCGGCGATACTCTTGGCGTCCCCGGCTTCCAGCACCTGGGTTCCGGGAGCAGTCAGGGCCATGACCTGATGGTCAATTCCAGCCGCGTCCATGTCGGCGATACGGCGTTCTCCGGCGTTCTGGAGACGCTCGACGACGGAGCGCGGCTGCGGGTGCTTACTGCCTAGAAAGTATCCGAGCAGGCTGTTGAAGCCTAAGTCGTCGTTGCTCTTCTCTGCCAATTGTTTGCGGTAGAGCTCGAACATTTCGGGTAGTGCATAGGCCTCCTCTGTAGCAACGCGGAGGTAGCCATTGCCGCCGCCAGTACGGGGGCCGTCAGGAGTGCGTTGTGTCATGATCACCTTTCTGGAGTTTCGTCCAGGGCGGGCCGGCCAGCCGGAGCGTGGACCAGTGCTGGATGCCCGGGATTTCCTCACCAAAGTTCCCGTAGCGCACTATGGCGTGCTCTTCCATGCACGCCTCAACCGAATACATGAGGTGGTTGCGTCCGAGCCCTGAATGTTTCATTCCGCCGAATGGCACCGCAGGGACGGAGGCGCCCACCCGGTGGGCGTTGATGAATGTGTTACCTGCTTCGATGCGCAGTGCCACACGCTGCGCGTGTTCGGAGTCGGCGCTCCAGACTGAGGAGGCCAGGCCAAATTCGGTCCGGTTGGCTTCCCGGATGGCCTGTTCGTCGTCGTCGAACGGAAGGATCGGGATGACCGGGGCAAACTGCTCGGTGAGTACCAGCTCTGCTCCGGCACTGAGGTTGGTGACAACTGTTGGCCGGATGAAATAGCCAGCCTCCCAGTCGATGCCATCCCCTAGCTGTCCGCCTTCATGCACGAGGGCACCGTTTGCTTTGGCATCAGAGATGAGCTGAAGAGCATTCTCATACCCGTCCTTCGTGGTAAGCGGCCCGATGTGTGCGGCCCGATCAAAACCGTCTCCCACCACCAGTTGGTCCACCATTGCAGTGAACTTCGCCACGAACTCGTCATACCGGGACCGGTGGACGTAGATCCGTTTGATGTTGAAGCACACCTGGCCGGAGACGCTGAAAGAACCGGCGATCATTTCGCGCAGCATGGCCTCATCGATAACAGCGCTCTCCAGCACCAGTGCCGGGTCATTGCCGCCCAGCTCCACCGAGACCTTCTTGATGGTGCCTGCCGCCGCGGCCAGAACTTTGCTGCCTGCCTCGGTGCCGCCGGTGAACAGGACCGAGCGGATCCCCGGATGAACGGCGAGAGCATCACCTACTACCGAGCCGCGGCCAGGCGTCACGTTCAGCACCCCCGACGGCAGCAGGGAAGCCACTTCCGCCAGCGCCGCAGTCAGCGCCAGCGGAGCGATTTCCGGTGGTTTGACGACGACCGTGCACCCTGCGATCA from Arthrobacter globiformis harbors:
- a CDS encoding MFS transporter; the encoded protein is MTRFQKLTIGVCMLIVIIDGYDIIVMALAAPFIAQEWGVDSINLGYLISAATAGMAAGSLLLAPLGDRFGRRNVTLLSLGIVSVGMIYSSLSQDVANLLVSRAVTGVGIGAVIAIVGVITAEYSSKKSLGLTMALFSAGNGVGGFIGGLVAGVVIPASGWKMTFIIGAVASALLFLVAVAFLPESIDHLAAKRNNKSLQKLNVILHRMGREPIADLPAVTERTGTPTANLRSLFNPALLMTSVILMLGFGALMAAFYFNMGWTTKLVVDATQDKQLGLSVGTMLPFGGMIGGILFGLVSLKIGNRILTAVSLVLAGVGAAWLAVSLDGGSVALLVPVIMATCIGASIGGYYAVVPLMYPAQIRSSAFGWIIGFGRIVAIFTPIAAGYLLAAGWTGGGLFWAAAGLLVLSAAFCLVLVLMRKTGHTDAPLTEDQPAQDLRLEPSQPTAG
- a CDS encoding amidohydrolase family protein, with translation MTQRTPDGPRTGGGNGYLRVATEEAYALPEMFELYRKQLAEKSNDDLGFNSLLGYFLGSKHPQPRSVVERLQNAGERRIADMDAAGIDHQVMALTAPGTQVLEAGDAKSIAAMSNDRLAEACAAHPDRLSALAAVAYQEPGSAAKELRRAIGDLGLKGLILNSHIQGEYIDNPKFLPVLEELNDLGAPLYLHPSTPSNRMIEPLLEAGLDGAVYGFGVETGMHLLRIVTSGLLDRFPNLKVVVGHLGEALPFWLHRIDHMHAKQVAAGRYEAISALKLKPSEYFRRNIFITTSGIPWQPAIMFTRDVVGADRVMYAMDYPYQYDIQEVIDQDNLPISLDEKKRFFEGTAREVFNLTF
- a CDS encoding aldehyde dehydrogenase family protein is translated as MEALNLVGPRVAAASSATARPFIRGMEERAEDLEFIDVENPARPAEAVGTVARCTAEDVDRAVLAAEEAFPSWSGTTAAQRAELMRLAADRLAERLQELTETLVLEVGKVVNDARGDVAGAIALLRSFADLAPAVEKVEDLTGGPGTGNARTVLLHKVPVGPVAVISPWNTPVYLTFNSVAPALIAGCTVVVKPPEIAPLALTAALAEVASLLPSGVLNVTPGRGSVVGDALAVHPGIRSVLFTGGTEAGSKVLAAAAGTIKKVSVELGGNDPALVLESAVIDEAMLREMIAGSFSVSGQVCFNIKRIYVHRSRYDEFVAKFTAMVDQLVVGDGFDRAAHIGPLTTKDGYENALQLISDAKANGALVHEGGQLGDGIDWEAGYFIRPTVVTNLSAGAELVLTEQFAPVIPILPFDDDEQAIREANRTEFGLASSVWSADSEHAQRVALRIEAGNTFINAHRVGASVPAVPFGGMKHSGLGRNHLMYSVEACMEEHAIVRYGNFGEEIPGIQHWSTLRLAGPPWTKLQKGDHDTTHS